The Desulfovibrio sp. ZJ209 nucleotide sequence GCTCGCCAAGAGCGCGGGCTTCGACTACAAGGCCATCCCCTACGGCGGCACGGCCGATCAGCTGCTCGCCCTGCGCCAGGGCGAGGTGGACTTCTCCTGCGCCAAGGTGGCGGACGTGGCCCAGCTCATCAAGGGCGACAAGCCCGAGCTGCGCGTGCTCGGCGTGTTCTCCGAAAAGCGCCTGCCCGAGATGCCCGACGTGCCCACCCTGGGCGAGCAGGGCTACTATGACAAGTGGTACGGCGCGGCGCGCGGCCTCGTGGCCCCCAAGGGCACGCCCCCGGAGATCATCGAGTTCTATGTGGACGCCTTCCGCAAGACCATGGAAGACCCGGAAAACATCGCGGCCCATGAAAAGGCCGGCATGACCATCGACTTCAAGGACAACAAGGCCTACGCGGACCTCATCGCCGACCAGGAGAAGTTCTGCAAGGACGTGGTTTCCAACCTCTACAAGTAGCCTTTCCAAGCAGCCTTGCCGCAAGGCCCGGACGGGACAGCTTCCGTCCGGGCCCGCGGCGTCGCACAGCGCCCAACACGAGGAGCCAAGATGACCCGCTCCGACATCGGCGTGGTGGCCATCATCTACGCCACCTGCCTGCTCTTCCTTGTGATGACCCTCGAACTCAAAGCCGCGGCGCAAATCTATCCGCTCTGCCTCATCGCCGGGCTGGCCGGGCTGAACACGCTCTATCTCGCCTCGCGCCTCTGGCGGCTCTTCACCGGGCGACCGGCCATCGAGGAGGCCGGCATCCCGGCGCCCACGCCCGAAAAGCCCGGCCTCGTCAACGACCTGCCCGAGATTTTCAAGGGCTTTTTGCCCGGCCAGTTCTTCTTTGTGGTCATCGCCTCGGTGGCCTATCTCGCGCTCATGCACTATGTGGGCTTTTACCCGGCCGGGCTCATATACATGGTGGCGGTCATGTGGCGCCTCAAGGTGCCGCTCCTGCACATGGCCATCACGCTGGCCGTGCTCGGCATCCTCATTTACTCGGTGTTCACGCTCTTTCTCAAGGTGCCGCTGCCGCGCGGCATCCTGTTCGGCTAGGCCCGATTTTCGCCACGCCCACCTCACATAAGGACGACGCATGGACACTCTGGCGCTCATGGGCACGGGCTTCCTGCAAGCCTTAAGCCCGCTCAACCTCCTGCTCATGGCCGCGGCCACGGCCGTGGGCGTGACCATCGGCTGCCTGCCCGGCCTTTCCGCCGCCATGGGCGTGGCCCTGCTCTTGCCCGTGACCTTCGGCATGGACCCGGCCACGGGCCTGATCATCCTGGGCGGCATCTATTGCGGCGCCATCTTCGGCGGCTCCATCAGCGCCATCCTTATCCACACCCCCGGCACGCCGGCCTCGGCGGCCACGGCCATCGAGGGCTACCAGCTCACCTTGCGCGGGCAGGCGGCCAAGGCGCTCACCGTGGCCTGCTTCGCCTCCTTCTGCGGCGGCCTTTTGAGCTGCATCTCGCTCTATTTCTTCGCGCCGCCCCTGGCGCAGCTCGCCATGAAGTTCAAGAGCCCGGAATATTTCTGGCTCTCGCTCTTCGGGCTGACCATCATCGCGGGCGTGTCGTCCAAGTCCATGATCAAGGGCCTCATGAGCGGCGTGCTCGGGCTGCTCATCTCCACGGTGGGCATGGACCCCATGGAGGGCGTGCCGCGCTTCATGTTCGGCCAGAGCACGCTCTACAACGGCGTGGACGTGACCTGCGCGCTCATCGGCCTCTTTTCCATGTCGCAGGTGCTCATCCTGGCGGAAAAGCGCATCCAGGCCAGGCCCGCGGCGGCCAAGTTCAAGGACCGCTTCAGCCTGAGCCGCGGCGAGCTGAAAAAAATCTCGCCGACCATCATCCGCTCGTGGATCATCGGCAACATCGTGGGCATCCTGCCCGGCGCGGGCGCCTCCATCGCCTGTTTCATCGGCTATAATGAGGCGCGGCGCTTCTCCAAGACCAAGCAGGAGTTCGGCAAGGGCTCCATCGAGGGCGTGGCCGGCTCCGAGGCGGCCAACAACGCGGTCACGGGCGGCTCGCTCATTCCCATGCTCACCTTGGGCATCCCGGGCGAGTCGGTGACGGCCGTGCTCATGGGCGGGCTCATCATTCACGGCCTCCAGCCCGGGCCCGAGCTCTTCACCACCTATGCCGGCATGACCTACACCTTCTTCGCGGGCTTCGTGCTCGTGCAGTTCTTCATGCTCGGCATCGGCATGCTCGGGTGCAAGGGCTTCGCCAATATCGCGCGCCTTTCGGACGCCATCCTCATCCCGTCCATCTTCCTGCTGTGCGTGGTGGGCTCCTACGCCATCCACAACAATGTGGTGGAGGTGGCCATCATGCTCATCTTCGGCGGTGTGGGCTACCTCGTGCGCAAGTTCGACATGAACGCCACGGCCATCGTGCTCGGGCTCATCCTCGGGCCCATCGGCGAGCGCGGGCTTCGGCGCTCGCTCATGCTGAGCGACGGCGACCCGTCCATCCTCTTTTCCACGCCGCTCTGCTGGGCGCTCATCGCGCTCTGCGTGCTCGGGCTGCTCTCGCCCATCTTCATGAACCGCATGGAGCGCAAGCTCAGGGAGAAGCACGGCGCGGCCTAGGCAAGAAAACGCCTGAACAACAGAAAGCCGCGGCGCCCCCGCAAGGGAGGTGCCGCGGCTTTTCGTATATCCGGGAAGGGCGGGTACTAGGCCTGCGTATCCGTGGCGGTGGTGTCCACGCGGCCCATGAGCTCGGAGTTCAGCAGGTAAAGGCCCTTGGGGTCGGAGGCGTAGAGATCGTACTTGGCGATAAGGTCGCTCGTGTTCTTCTCCTCCTCGCCCTGCTCGGCGATGAACCAGTCGAGGAACTGGCAGGTGCGGTAGTCGTCCACCTCGCGCGCCTCGCGGTAGATGGTGTTGATGAGCGAGGTGACGTACTTTTCATGCTTGAGGGCGGCGTCCAGCGGCTCCTTGTGGTCGTTGAACACAGCGTCGGGCGCGTCGATGGTGCCGAGCTTCACCTTTTCGTTGTTGTCCTGAAGGTACTTCAGGAACTTCATGGCGTGCTGCTGCTCTTCCCGCGCCTGCACCTCGAACCAGTGGCCGAAACCGTCCAGGCTCACCTCGTAGTAGTAGTTGGAAAAGGCGAGGTAGAGATAGGCGGAGTAAAATTCCTTGGTGACCTGTTCGCGGATCAGGTCGGCGACTTTCTTGTCCATGGGGTTTCTCCTTTGGCGCAGATAGCTGCGTTTTTTTGCGTCATTCGTGGATCGCACATCCGCGCCCCCCGCAGGGGAGCGGACAGCGCGGACGCAGCATAGGGCCAAGCGGCCGTCTTGACAAGTGCGCCGGGGGAGGCCCGGGGCGCGACAGGCCGGCTCAGAGGCTCCTGCCCAGTTCGTAGGCCGCCCGCGGATAGGGCGTATTGCTCACCGAGCCCTCCACCCAGACGCCGGGCGCGATGACGCGGCCCGCGTCCTCCCAGCCGAGATAGTCGAGCAAAACGTCATAATGCGCGGCGATGGGCGCGGCCTGTTCCGCCGCCGTGTTGGCGTAGGTCATGAGCAGGGCGGCCTTCTTGGGCACGTGGATCTGGCCGTTGATGGCGTAGAAGCGGTCGATGACCGCCTTGAGCTGCGCGGAGATGCCGAAATAATACATGGGCGTGGCAAAGACCACCATGTCCGCCGGGACGATATGCTCGCGCACGGTCTCGAAATCGTCCTTGAAGATGCAGGGGCCGTCCATGCCGCAGGAATTGCAGGCGATGCAGGGATGCACGTCGCTTTGCGCCGCGTCAAAGCGCGTGACGCTGTGCCCGGCCTCCTTGGCGCCCTCGATGAAGCGGATCGCAAGGTGGTTGGAATTGCCGTTCTTCCGGGGGCTGCCCGTGAGCACCAGTATCTTCATGGCCTTGTCCTTTGCTTCCGCCTCCGCGGCGGCGACGCCCGGGGCGCCCAGCGGCGCCGCAACGCCCGCCAGCGCGCCCAGGGCCAGCGGGCCGGCTGTCTTTAAAAAATCCCGCCTGTCCATGCCATCCCCGCCTAGAGGTCCAGTTCCCTGCGGATGCGCCCAAGCTCCGCCGGGATGTCGATGCCCTGCGGGCATTTGGGCAGGCAGAGGCCGCAGCCGTTGCAGGCATCGGGCTTGTCGCCGCGCTGCACGGGCGACATGGAGTAGTTGACGAGCCGGTGCGCCCGCGCCTTGTCGCCGTCGGCCTTGTACTGGTTGTAGACCATGTTGAAGAGGTAGCCGATGGCCACGTTTTGCGGGCAGGGGATGCAGTTGTAGCAGCCCGTGCAGGGGATGGCCCCGGGCGCCGCGCGATAGGCCCGCGCCGCGCGGCCGATGACGGCCCGCTCCTCCGCGTCCAGCATGCCCGGCGCCGAGCGCCCGGCATAGGCGAGGTTGTCGCGCACATTGTCCATGGACGACATGCCGCTCACCACCACGCTCACCTCGGGCTTGTTCCAGAGGTAATCAAAGGCCCACTCCACGGGGTGCCGCTTCTTGGGCGCCTTGTCGAGCTCGGCCTGCACAAAGGCCGGCGGCTTCACGAGGAAGCCGTTGCGCAAGGGCTCCATGATGGACACGCCCATGCCGTTGGCGGCCGCGTAGTTGAGGCCCACGAGCCCGGCCTCGTGCTCGGTGTCGAGATAGTTCTGCTGGATGAGGCAGAAATCCCACGGGGCGGCGTCCACCACGCGCTTGAAGAGCGGCACCCCGTCATGGAAGGAAAAGCCCGCGAAACGGATCTTGCCCTGCGCCTTCAGGTCCTGCATTTTCTCGGCGAGGCGGAAGGGCACCACCTTGTCCTTCCAGCCCCGGTGCATAATCATGTGGATGTGGTAGAAGTCGATGACATCCGTGTTGAGGCGCCGGCGCGACTCGTCGAAGAATTTGTGGAAGTCTTCGGGCCGCTCCATGATCCACCACGGCGACTTGGAGGTCAGCCACACGCGGTCCCGGTAGCCGTCCGCCAGCGCCTTGCCGGTGACGGCCTCGCTCTGGCCACCGAGATAGACATAGCCCGTGTCCACATAGTTGAGGCCGTGCTCGATGGCGTGGCGCAGCATGGGGATGGTTTTGGCCTCGTCCACGGTCTTGCGGTCCTCGAGCATGGGCAGGCGCAGCATGCCGAAGCCGAGCGCGGACACGCCCACGCCGGTGAGCCCGTGCGGCCGGTAGCGCATGTCCGGGTGCCAGTTGCGGATAGTGGCCGGGTCCTGGGCCGCGGCCCAGGACGGAGAGAGCCCCGCCACGGCGCCCAGCGCCGGTGCGGCCGCGAGGGCCGCGCCGCCCTTGAGAAAGGAACGCCTGTCCATGAAGTCTCCTTAGCGAAGGCTTGGTTCTGCTTGCGCGTGGTTGTGCACCTGTCTTCCGCTTCGCTCCAGACGGAATGAAGGAATATCCAATCCCCCTATTGCGTTACAGCCAGACACAAAAGCGGTCTAGCGCGCTTCCTCCGGCAACGCCGCGTTGACCGCGGCGAGGCCGTTGAGCGTGCGCGGGAAGCCGATGATCGGCAACATCACCGCGAGCGCGTCCACGAGGTTCTGCTTCGTGTTGCCCACGCTCACGTTGGCGCCGGCGTGCGCCTTGGCCTGCGGGTCGCAGCCGCCCAGGGCCACGATGGCGCTGAAGGTAATGAGCTCGCGCAGCTTGAGGTCAAGCACCTTGCGCGTGTAGAGGTCGCCGAAGCAATACGCGCTGAGGTAATTGGCGACGATGGCCTTCTGCCCGGCCGGGGCGTTCTCCCGCATGGCGTCGATGCCCTTGGCGCCGAAGATCTGGCGCTGCACGGCGAGGCCGTCGGCAAGGCGCGTATTTTCGTCCACAGTGGCCTCGGGGGGCAGGGGCAGCGTGGCGCCGTGCTTTGTGAGCACGGGGTTCACCACGCGAAGGGCCGCCTCCACCCGGGGAAAGCCCACATAAGCCGCGCACTGGTAGAGCGCCTCGCGGATATCCGCCGCGCTTGCGCCCACGCGCAGGGCCGCCTCGGCCCGCGCGGCAAGCGCGTCAATGCCCTGGCTCGCCGTGAGCGCGGCCAGCGTCACCAGCGCGGCCTGGCGGTCAGTGAGCGTGCCTTCGTTGAGGATCTCGCCATAAACCAGGCGGTCGCGCATGGCCGCGAGCTCCGGGTCGGTGTCCGCCAGCGGGGATGGGCCTTGGCCCAGCCATTTCTGCCGGTTCTTTTCCGCCGCCTGTACCCTGTCCATGACCTGTCCTCCCGTATCTTTCGTCGCGGCCGCGGCCGCGCCCGCCATGCCGAACCACAAAAGCGCGGCCAGCGCCAGCGCCACGCCCGGCCGCAGCAGGTTTTCCGCCTTCCTGTACATGCCTTTCATCAGCGCCCCTCCCCGAGGCCCAGTTGCTTCAGCCAGCCGGCCAGTTCGCGCTCCGTGACGCCCGCGTTGAGGCGCCTGCCCGCGAGCCAGCGGCTGCCGGGACAGAGCTTTTCAAGAATGGCCCCGCTCTCGCCAAGGGGGCTGCCGCCCGAAGTGGCAAAGGGGACCAAGGTCTTGCCGCTGAAGTCGCGGCCCTCAACAAAGGTCTCGATGATGCGCGGCGCCTGGTACCACCAGATGGGAAAGCCCACGAAGATGACGCCATAGGCCGCCACGTCCGGCAATTCCCCGGCGATGGCCGGGCGCGAGGCGGGGTCGGCCATTTCGAGGCTCGAGCGGCTCTTCTTGTCGTGCCAGTTGAGGTCTGCCGCCGTGTAGGGCACGGCCGGGGTGATGGCGTAGAGGTCCGCGCCGGCGGCGCCGGCCAGCGCGTGGGCCACGCGCGCGGTGGTGCCGGTGGCGGAAAAGTAGGCGACGAGTGTTTTGTTCAACGCAGGCTCCTTTGGAAGCAGTGTTGATGCTGTCGTGCCGCTCTTAATGCCGAAATTATCCGTCAAAAACAGCCTTGCTCCAGCCGTTGCGACGAAGGAAGCTACGGATGGAGACAGCAATTAGTTACCCCTGCAGCCCGTCAACCCAGCCGCTGTCGCTATCCGTAAGGCTCGCAAGCTCGCCAACGGCTAGCGCTTCGGCGCTGGCTGCGTCAGAGAAAAATTTCCTCGGTCGAGTACTTAAGTACACTCCCTTCGGAAATTTTTATCTTCCTTGCTTCAGCCGTTGCGACGAAGGACGCTACGGATGAAGACAGCGGTTAGTTACCGCGCTGGTCAGCCAACGCTGCCACTGTCGCTATCCGTGCTCCAGCCGTTGCGACGCAGGAAGCTACGGATGGAGACAGCAGTTAGGTAACGCGGCAATCATTCAACGAAACCGCTGTCGCCATCCGTATGGCTCGCAAGCTCGCCGACGGCTGGCGCAAGGCTCGCAGCCTCGCCAACGGCTAGCGCGCCAGCGCCGAAAAATCTTATTTTTTAGGATTCTTCCGGCACCAGCACCCGTCTTCCGCTTCGCTCCAGACGGAATTAAGGAAGGTCTCTTAACTGCTTTGTATAACGTAACCTCGCAAAAAACCGTGCGAAAAATCCACTTACTTTCCGAGCTTCAGACCCGGGGCGAAGGCCGGCGCGGTGAAGATCACGGCGTCGGCGCTGGCGCTCTCCGCCGGGTTGCTCGAGACGATGCGCACTTCCTTTTTCTCCGGGTGGATGGCGAGGCTCGTGGAGAGCAGGTTCTGCCCCTCGTCCCGCCCGGGCAACAGGATCTGCCCGATGGGGAAGCCGTTGGGGTTGAAGATGAGCACGCGCCCCTGCGACATCATGGCCACATAGACATTGCCGTCCGCGTCCACGCGCATGGAGTCCGGCCCGCGCCCGGTGAACCGGTAGGGGATGTGCGAGCGGAAGGGCACGATCTTGGTGGCGTCCTTCACCGTGGTCTTGTGGAGCTGCTCGCGGGCGTATTCCGTGGCCCAGATGACGGAATCGTCCGGGGAGAGGGCCACGCCGTTGGCCTGCGCCATGTCCGGGATGACCAGGGTGAGCGCGCCGTCGGGCGCGCGGTAGACGATGCCGCCGCCAGTGACGGTGCTCGAGCCCTTGCAGTCGCTGAAATAGAGGCCGCCCTTGCCGTCAAAGACAAGGTCATTGGGGAGATACCCCTGCTCCGCGCCCACGATGACCTCGGGCCGCCCCCCGGCGTCGGCAACGGCGAGGATGGAGCCGGCGCTCCCCTCGGGGTTTTTCACCGCCATGAAGAGACGGCCGTCCGGCCCGAAGGCCAGCCCGCACGGGGCGAGGCCGTCCAGCACCACATGGTCGGAGAGCTCGTTTTCCGGCGTGAGCTTCCGCACCTTGCCGCCGGTGACATCGCAGAAATAGAGGTTGCCCTCGCGGTCGAACACCGCCCCCTCGAGGATGTGGCGATCGCTGTTCACCACCTTGAGCGGGCTGGCCTCCACGCTTTGCAGGCCCTGCTCGGGGAGCGGGATGGGGGCCGGCGTTGCCGCGCGGCCCTCGTAGCTGAAGGCGTCCGCGGCGCGGGCCGGGGGGGCAAAGGCGATCAGGACGAGACAGGAAAATGCGGCACAGAAGAGCTTCATCGGTTCCCCCGAAGGTGCGGTCTTGGATATATCAGCATGGGGCCGGGCCCCGGCAAGGACCAAAATATGCAATCAATGGCCCTTTTCGTTCAAATGCCGGGCGCCCGTCAGCGGCGCCGGCCCCCGGAAAGCGGCAGGACGCAGCGGCCGCGCCCCAATAAGCGCAGAGAGCCGCGGATGATCAGGAAGACGGCGAACAGCACGGCGCAGAAGAGATGGCAGAGCTTGAAGCCGGCGTAGGCGCCGCCGTAGATGGAAACATCCTCGAGGTTGTGCAGGATGAGGATGAGGCCGCTCACGCCGAGCAGGGTCACGAGCAGGCAGCGCAGGCGCCCCCAGCGGCTCAGGCGGAAGCGGCCCGCGCTCTCCGCGAACCAGATGACCCCGGCATAGGCCGCCAGCAGGAGCAGCGCGGCCGCCGCCCAGTAGTGGATGACCGTGGGCGAGGTGTTCCAGGTGTCGATGAGCCCGTAGCGGTAGGCCACGGGCAGGTGCGCGAAGCCGCTCACAAGGGCCGTGAGCACGGCCGCGTTCCAGAGAAAGAGGATGAAGGTGGAAAAGAGCGGGCCGCGGTCTTTCATGGGCGCCGTCCTTTCTGGCGGTCGCGCCAGAGGCGCAGGCACGCGAGCCCGGCCCCGGCCAGCGGCGCGGCCAGCACCCAGCCGAGCAGGTCATTCTCCTTCGTCATGGTCGCGCCGGGGGGGCGCAAGCTCGGGCGCCCCACGCCGATCTGGTCCTGCCTGAGCAATTCCACCTCGATGTCGCGGAAGGTGAGCTCCGACACATAGAGGGTATTGGTGCCGCCGTTGATGGTGCGGCCATAGATGTCGCCCTTGCGCTCGGCCGCGAGCTTTTCGGCCAGGGCGAACATCTTGGCCCTGGGGCCGAAATGCTGCGCCTTGCGCGGGCAGGCGCTCACGCAGGCCGGAGGCTGGCCCTCGGCCAGCAGGTCCTGGCAATAGTCGCACTTGAAGACCTGGCCATTGCCGAGATAGCGCGGCGCGAGGTCGAGATAGATGCCCACGCCCGACTGCCGGCGCGGGATCATCCACGGGCAGAAACGGATACAGCGGCCGTCGCCGATGCAGAAATTTTCATCCACATAGACCGCGCCCGTGGCCCGCTGGCGCGCGGCGCCGGCCGGGCAGAGGTTGACGCAGGGCGGGTTCACGCACTGCATGCAGCGCCGCGGCAGGAAGACCCGCCGCGTGGCCCCGCCGGTGCGGATGGTGCACGACTGGATGTAGAGCCAGTTGTAGGGCGTGAGGCAATCGGTGACATCACGCCGGTCGGACCAGTCCTGGATGCGCACCGAGGGCGGATAGGGCTGCGGGATGGGATGCACGGGCAGCGGCACCCGGGCGAGGTTGCGCGCCCGGCAGGCGCTCACGCAGGCCCCGCAGCCGTTGCAGGCGTCCACGTCGATGACGGTGGCCATGGTGGCCGGCCCCGCCGCCGCGCGGGCCGGTGCAGGAGCTGCGGCCAATGCGCCCGCCGCAAGGGCGGCCGCGCCCTGAAGAAAACGGCGGCGCAGGGGCTGGAAGGGGCTGTGCATGCTTGGAGCCTAGCCGGTGGGGCCGCCAGCGTCAATGCCGGGCCGGGCGCCCGTGTCTTCCTCGAGCTCCCGCGCCGTCTCAAAGGGCGGCGGCGGCCGCCAGCG carries:
- a CDS encoding flavodoxin, which gives rise to MNKTLVAYFSATGTTARVAHALAGAAGADLYAITPAVPYTAADLNWHDKKSRSSLEMADPASRPAIAGELPDVAAYGVIFVGFPIWWYQAPRIIETFVEGRDFSGKTLVPFATSGGSPLGESGAILEKLCPGSRWLAGRRLNAGVTERELAGWLKQLGLGEGR
- a CDS encoding tripartite tricarboxylate transporter permease produces the protein MDTLALMGTGFLQALSPLNLLLMAAATAVGVTIGCLPGLSAAMGVALLLPVTFGMDPATGLIILGGIYCGAIFGGSISAILIHTPGTPASAATAIEGYQLTLRGQAAKALTVACFASFCGGLLSCISLYFFAPPLAQLAMKFKSPEYFWLSLFGLTIIAGVSSKSMIKGLMSGVLGLLISTVGMDPMEGVPRFMFGQSTLYNGVDVTCALIGLFSMSQVLILAEKRIQARPAAAKFKDRFSLSRGELKKISPTIIRSWIIGNIVGILPGAGASIACFIGYNEARRFSKTKQEFGKGSIEGVAGSEAANNAVTGGSLIPMLTLGIPGESVTAVLMGGLIIHGLQPGPELFTTYAGMTYTFFAGFVLVQFFMLGIGMLGCKGFANIARLSDAILIPSIFLLCVVGSYAIHNNVVEVAIMLIFGGVGYLVRKFDMNATAIVLGLILGPIGERGLRRSLMLSDGDPSILFSTPLCWALIALCVLGLLSPIFMNRMERKLREKHGAA
- a CDS encoding tripartite tricarboxylate transporter TctB family protein; this translates as MTRSDIGVVAIIYATCLLFLVMTLELKAAAQIYPLCLIAGLAGLNTLYLASRLWRLFTGRPAIEEAGIPAPTPEKPGLVNDLPEIFKGFLPGQFFFVVIASVAYLALMHYVGFYPAGLIYMVAVMWRLKVPLLHMAITLAVLGILIYSVFTLFLKVPLPRGILFG
- a CDS encoding aldo/keto reductase — translated: MDRRSFLKGGAALAAAPALGAVAGLSPSWAAAQDPATIRNWHPDMRYRPHGLTGVGVSALGFGMLRLPMLEDRKTVDEAKTIPMLRHAIEHGLNYVDTGYVYLGGQSEAVTGKALADGYRDRVWLTSKSPWWIMERPEDFHKFFDESRRRLNTDVIDFYHIHMIMHRGWKDKVVPFRLAEKMQDLKAQGKIRFAGFSFHDGVPLFKRVVDAAPWDFCLIQQNYLDTEHEAGLVGLNYAAANGMGVSIMEPLRNGFLVKPPAFVQAELDKAPKKRHPVEWAFDYLWNKPEVSVVVSGMSSMDNVRDNLAYAGRSAPGMLDAEERAVIGRAARAYRAAPGAIPCTGCYNCIPCPQNVAIGYLFNMVYNQYKADGDKARAHRLVNYSMSPVQRGDKPDACNGCGLCLPKCPQGIDIPAELGRIRRELDL
- a CDS encoding SMP-30/gluconolactonase/LRE family protein, with translation MKLFCAAFSCLVLIAFAPPARAADAFSYEGRAATPAPIPLPEQGLQSVEASPLKVVNSDRHILEGAVFDREGNLYFCDVTGGKVRKLTPENELSDHVVLDGLAPCGLAFGPDGRLFMAVKNPEGSAGSILAVADAGGRPEVIVGAEQGYLPNDLVFDGKGGLYFSDCKGSSTVTGGGIVYRAPDGALTLVIPDMAQANGVALSPDDSVIWATEYAREQLHKTTVKDATKIVPFRSHIPYRFTGRGPDSMRVDADGNVYVAMMSQGRVLIFNPNGFPIGQILLPGRDEGQNLLSTSLAIHPEKKEVRIVSSNPAESASADAVIFTAPAFAPGLKLGK
- a CDS encoding ferritin, with translation MDKKVADLIREQVTKEFYSAYLYLAFSNYYYEVSLDGFGHWFEVQAREEQQHAMKFLKYLQDNNEKVKLGTIDAPDAVFNDHKEPLDAALKHEKYVTSLINTIYREAREVDDYRTCQFLDWFIAEQGEEEKNTSDLIAKYDLYASDPKGLYLLNSELMGRVDTTATDTQA
- a CDS encoding FeS-binding protein → MKDRGPLFSTFILFLWNAAVLTALVSGFAHLPVAYRYGLIDTWNTSPTVIHYWAAAALLLLAAYAGVIWFAESAGRFRLSRWGRLRCLLVTLLGVSGLILILHNLEDVSIYGGAYAGFKLCHLFCAVLFAVFLIIRGSLRLLGRGRCVLPLSGGRRR
- a CDS encoding carboxymuconolactone decarboxylase family protein, which codes for MKGMYRKAENLLRPGVALALAALLWFGMAGAAAAATKDTGGQVMDRVQAAEKNRQKWLGQGPSPLADTDPELAAMRDRLVYGEILNEGTLTDRQAALVTLAALTASQGIDALAARAEAALRVGASAADIREALYQCAAYVGFPRVEAALRVVNPVLTKHGATLPLPPEATVDENTRLADGLAVQRQIFGAKGIDAMRENAPAGQKAIVANYLSAYCFGDLYTRKVLDLKLRELITFSAIVALGGCDPQAKAHAGANVSVGNTKQNLVDALAVMLPIIGFPRTLNGLAAVNAALPEEAR
- a CDS encoding flavodoxin family protein, with amino-acid sequence MDRRDFLKTAGPLALGALAGVAAPLGAPGVAAAEAEAKDKAMKILVLTGSPRKNGNSNHLAIRFIEGAKEAGHSVTRFDAAQSDVHPCIACNSCGMDGPCIFKDDFETVREHIVPADMVVFATPMYYFGISAQLKAVIDRFYAINGQIHVPKKAALLMTYANTAAEQAAPIAAHYDVLLDYLGWEDAGRVIAPGVWVEGSVSNTPYPRAAYELGRSL
- a CDS encoding 4Fe-4S dicluster domain-containing protein — encoded protein: MHSPFQPLRRRFLQGAAALAAGALAAAPAPARAAAGPATMATVIDVDACNGCGACVSACRARNLARVPLPVHPIPQPYPPSVRIQDWSDRRDVTDCLTPYNWLYIQSCTIRTGGATRRVFLPRRCMQCVNPPCVNLCPAGAARQRATGAVYVDENFCIGDGRCIRFCPWMIPRRQSGVGIYLDLAPRYLGNGQVFKCDYCQDLLAEGQPPACVSACPRKAQHFGPRAKMFALAEKLAAERKGDIYGRTINGGTNTLYVSELTFRDIEVELLRQDQIGVGRPSLRPPGATMTKENDLLGWVLAAPLAGAGLACLRLWRDRQKGRRP